From Methylocystis sp. ATCC 49242, one genomic window encodes:
- a CDS encoding integrase core domain-containing protein, with translation MSLANPLWGAPRIYGELLRLGVDIGQTSVAKYMAKRRRPPSQGWKTFLRNHADGIASMDLFVVPTFSFKLLYGQLILRHGRRRLLWLGVTAHPTAEWLARQLTEACGWDPAPQYLIRDRDGAYGEIFKRRLRAMGIRDRPTAPRSPWQNGWAERLIGSIRRECLDHVVVFGERHLRHGLLSYMAYYNDTRTHFSLNKDAPISRAIHAVGRIVPTPILGGLHHRYVRI, from the coding sequence ATGAGCCTGGCCAATCCCCTGTGGGGAGCGCCGCGGATCTATGGAGAATTGCTGAGGCTCGGCGTCGATATTGGCCAAACCTCGGTGGCCAAGTACATGGCCAAACGCCGCCGGCCTCCTTCCCAAGGCTGGAAGACATTCCTCCGCAACCACGCCGATGGCATTGCGTCGATGGATCTGTTCGTGGTTCCGACGTTCTCCTTCAAGCTACTGTATGGCCAACTGATTTTACGCCACGGCCGACGGCGGCTGCTATGGCTCGGCGTGACGGCGCATCCGACCGCCGAATGGCTGGCCCGGCAACTGACCGAGGCCTGCGGCTGGGATCCCGCGCCGCAATATCTGATACGCGACCGCGACGGCGCCTACGGCGAGATCTTCAAACGCCGCCTTCGCGCGATGGGCATTCGTGACCGTCCAACCGCGCCGCGCTCGCCCTGGCAGAACGGCTGGGCGGAACGGCTGATCGGCTCGATCCGACGGGAATGTCTTGATCATGTCGTCGTGTTTGGCGAGCGGCATCTGCGCCACGGGCTTCTTTCTTACATGGCGTATTACAATGATACGCGGACTCACTTCTCACTAAACAAGGACGCGCCCATATCGCGCGCCATTCATGCTGTCGGACGCATTGTTCCCACGCCAATTCTCGGCGGACTACATCACCGATATGTCCGGATTTAA
- a CDS encoding choice-of-anchor P family protein has translation MASVLAELSSPGVALALPNGTYQGNAFATNSNIKVGLIGVALGNTAFIPCPCTGTNGDTLSSSVNSLTAGVGGNILNGATAISTVHTAETTTAKIVRNSSTIQALNLLNGLITADALMAVANTTATDSAVISDADGSTFANLKIAGVPVAVNVAPNTCPCRKLNPDISVM, from the coding sequence ATGGCAAGCGTCCTAGCCGAGTTGTCTTCGCCCGGCGTCGCGCTCGCATTGCCGAACGGCACATATCAGGGCAATGCTTTCGCCACGAACTCCAATATCAAGGTAGGTCTGATTGGCGTCGCCTTGGGCAACACCGCCTTTATTCCTTGCCCGTGCACAGGTACGAACGGCGATACGCTGAGCAGCAGCGTGAACTCGCTCACAGCGGGCGTGGGTGGCAACATTCTCAATGGGGCCACTGCCATCAGCACGGTGCATACGGCCGAAACTACAACTGCGAAGATCGTGAGGAACAGCTCCACAATCCAAGCGCTAAACCTGCTCAACGGCCTGATCACGGCCGATGCCCTCATGGCGGTAGCCAACACGACTGCAACTGACTCGGCCGTCATCAGTGATGCCGATGGTTCGACCTTCGCCAACCTCAAAATTGCGGGCGTTCCAGTCGCGGTCAATGTCGCACCGAACACCTGTCCTTGTCGGAAATTAAATCCGGACATATCGGTGATGTAG
- a CDS encoding DUF3572 domain-containing protein: MKSAKDGLGSRLKKNEIAAPPAELALRALAFLSQDDERVSRFLALTGLDPGEVRGLLGERGFQLAVLDHLAGDETLLLEFAVAESLPPEAIGRARRALGGGEE, encoded by the coding sequence ATGAAAAGCGCCAAAGACGGTTTGGGTTCCCGACTGAAAAAGAACGAAATTGCCGCCCCGCCCGCGGAGCTGGCGCTGCGCGCGCTCGCCTTTCTCAGCCAGGACGATGAGAGGGTTTCGCGCTTCCTCGCGCTGACGGGGCTCGATCCCGGCGAGGTGCGCGGGCTTCTGGGCGAGAGGGGCTTTCAATTGGCCGTTCTGGACCATCTCGCCGGCGACGAAACGCTGTTGCTGGAGTTCGCGGTCGCGGAGTCGCTTCCGCCGGAGGCCATTGGCCGAGCCCGGCGGGCGCTGGGCGGCGGCGAGGAATAG
- a CDS encoding DUF5681 domain-containing protein: MTKSKNPPKRGEYSVGKGKPPLHSRWPKGVSGNPGGKKKGAIDLGRAFEAALQRPIKVTIDGEKREISSLDAILMRLVESGLKGDMRAIITILERSPLLLRSADDQEAETSADDLAILQRVLAEREPKPPHKRRSKKDKSVGNEGAQLCSGDREGDNG; this comes from the coding sequence GTGACCAAGTCGAAAAATCCTCCGAAGCGCGGGGAATACAGCGTGGGCAAGGGCAAACCGCCCTTGCACAGCCGCTGGCCGAAAGGAGTTTCGGGCAACCCCGGCGGCAAGAAGAAGGGCGCCATTGATCTGGGGCGCGCCTTCGAAGCAGCTCTGCAACGTCCCATTAAGGTAACGATAGATGGAGAAAAGCGCGAAATTTCCTCGCTCGACGCGATTCTCATGCGTCTCGTCGAAAGCGGACTGAAAGGCGACATGCGCGCGATCATTACGATTCTTGAACGCAGCCCGCTGTTGCTCAGGTCGGCGGACGACCAGGAAGCCGAAACCAGCGCGGACGATCTCGCGATCCTCCAACGCGTGCTCGCCGAGCGAGAACCTAAACCGCCCCACAAGCGGCGAAGCAAGAAGGATAAGTCCGTCGGGAATGAAGGCGCGCAACTCTGCAGCGGCGATCGGGAGGGCGATAATGGCTGA
- a CDS encoding IS5 family transposase gives MSPIRKPYPSDVSDEEWSLVAPYLTLMDEGAPQRQHSLRELFNGLRYVLRYGIAWRAMPNDLPPWFAVYQQSQRWLSAGVFEALAQDLRAQLRVASGRAAEPTAAIIDSRTLRSTPESGPRAGYDGAKRKRGSKLHMAVDTLGHLLALHVTPANVDDRAEVGKLIAAVQDVTGESVELVYVDQGYTGEKASEAAKAQGAELCVVKLAEAKKGFVLLPKRWVVERSFAWATRCRRLVKDYERYAQTLAGLHVVAFAFLMLKRAADFMIQGA, from the coding sequence ATGTCTCCGATTCGCAAACCTTATCCGTCTGACGTCAGCGACGAAGAATGGTCGCTGGTTGCGCCTTATCTGACGCTCATGGACGAAGGCGCGCCGCAGCGTCAACATTCGCTGCGCGAGCTGTTCAACGGCCTGCGTTACGTGCTGCGCTACGGCATCGCCTGGCGCGCCATGCCCAACGATCTGCCGCCATGGTTCGCCGTGTATCAGCAATCGCAGCGCTGGCTGTCGGCGGGCGTGTTCGAGGCGCTTGCGCAGGATCTGCGCGCCCAGTTGCGCGTCGCTTCCGGGCGGGCGGCGGAGCCGACGGCGGCGATCATCGACAGCCGCACCTTGCGCTCGACCCCTGAGAGCGGCCCACGAGCGGGCTATGACGGCGCGAAGCGAAAGCGCGGCTCGAAGCTGCACATGGCAGTCGACACATTGGGCCATTTGCTGGCGTTGCATGTCACGCCGGCGAATGTCGATGACCGCGCCGAGGTCGGCAAGCTCATCGCAGCCGTGCAGGATGTGACAGGCGAAAGCGTCGAACTCGTTTATGTCGATCAGGGCTACACCGGCGAAAAGGCGTCCGAGGCGGCGAAGGCGCAAGGCGCCGAACTGTGCGTCGTCAAACTTGCCGAAGCGAAGAAGGGCTTCGTGCTGTTGCCCAAGCGATGGGTGGTCGAGCGTTCATTCGCCTGGGCGACGCGATGCAGGCGGCTCGTCAAAGACTACGAGCGCTATGCTCAGACCCTCGCAGGACTCCACGTCGTCGCCTTCGCATTTCTCATGCTCAAGCGCGCAGCAGATTTCATGATCCAAGGTGCATAA
- a CDS encoding heme-binding protein, which produces MKTKFELTLADARRVAAAAAREAQRNGWSVVIAIVDDAGLLVYFERLDGTQPASCEIAQHKARAAALFRRPTKALEEVVAGGRVALLSLPQITPVEGGLPLMHEGHVVGAIGVSGVQSFQDGQVAKAGADALAEGA; this is translated from the coding sequence ATGAAAACGAAATTCGAGCTCACGCTCGCCGACGCCAGGAGGGTCGCGGCGGCCGCCGCGCGCGAAGCGCAACGCAACGGCTGGAGCGTCGTCATTGCGATTGTCGATGACGCGGGGCTGCTGGTCTATTTTGAACGACTCGACGGGACGCAGCCCGCCTCCTGCGAAATTGCCCAGCACAAGGCCCGTGCGGCCGCGCTGTTTCGCCGGCCGACCAAGGCGCTGGAGGAGGTGGTGGCGGGCGGCCGCGTCGCGCTGCTGAGCCTGCCCCAGATCACGCCCGTCGAGGGCGGTCTGCCGCTGATGCACGAGGGCCATGTCGTCGGCGCAATAGGCGTCTCGGGCGTGCAGTCCTTTCAGGATGGACAGGTCGCGAAAGCCGGCGCGGACGCGCTCGCCGAAGGGGCGTAG
- a CDS encoding YheT family hydrolase, protein MTNLRGTAPVPPFRERAPWFGADLQTVRNLLRGGPPDLPGGERLLLTMPDGDRLAARLDLPAWPSARPLVVLIHGLTGSERSLAVVATTRHLMHEGWPVLRLNLRGTLLSRATSTGRYHAGKTEDLAAALRQLPANLRGDGIILLGHSLGGNLVLKFMGEGCHGLPVLTAVAVSVPLDLAASCTRMMSRRNLAYHAYLLREMKREALAQGAALTTRECSAIAGARSIYEFDDRFVAQRFGYRDAEDYYESNSAKNFLATITRPTLILHALDDPWIPSECLAGVNWSRLPAIEIMLSPRGGHLGFHGRDSRVPWHDRVTAWWLAQRLGLEPEM, encoded by the coding sequence TTGACAAACTTGCGCGGGACCGCTCCGGTTCCGCCGTTCCGGGAACGGGCGCCCTGGTTTGGAGCGGACCTGCAAACGGTTCGCAACCTCCTGCGTGGCGGCCCGCCGGATCTTCCGGGTGGCGAAAGGTTGCTGCTGACGATGCCCGACGGCGATCGGCTGGCGGCCCGACTCGACCTTCCGGCGTGGCCGAGCGCGCGACCGCTCGTCGTGCTCATCCATGGCCTCACCGGCTCCGAGCGCAGCCTCGCCGTCGTCGCGACAACGCGCCATCTCATGCATGAGGGATGGCCGGTGCTGCGCCTCAACCTGCGCGGAACGCTCCTGTCGCGCGCGACCTCGACCGGGCGCTACCACGCCGGCAAGACCGAGGATCTCGCGGCGGCCCTCCGTCAATTGCCGGCCAATCTTCGCGGCGACGGGATCATCCTGCTGGGACATTCGCTCGGCGGCAATCTCGTCCTGAAATTCATGGGCGAAGGCTGCCACGGCCTCCCGGTGCTCACAGCCGTCGCCGTGTCCGTTCCGCTGGATCTCGCCGCGAGCTGCACCCGCATGATGAGCCGCCGCAATCTCGCCTATCACGCCTATTTGCTTCGGGAGATGAAGCGCGAGGCCCTAGCGCAGGGCGCGGCGCTTACGACACGCGAATGCAGCGCCATCGCTGGCGCCCGAAGCATTTACGAGTTCGACGACCGCTTCGTCGCGCAACGCTTCGGCTACAGGGACGCGGAGGATTATTACGAAAGCAATTCCGCAAAAAACTTCCTCGCGACAATTACTCGGCCGACGCTCATCCTTCATGCGCTCGACGATCCGTGGATACCGTCCGAATGCCTCGCCGGCGTCAACTGGTCGCGCTTGCCGGCGATCGAGATTATGTTGAGCCCCCGTGGCGGGCACCTCGGCTTTCACGGCCGCGACAGCCGCGTTCCCTGGCACGATCGGGTGACGGCATGGTGGCTCGCGCAGAGACTCGGCTTGGAGCCTGAAATGTGA
- a CDS encoding ParB/Srx family N-terminal domain-containing protein, with product MGEPKARTFPSNSQTARAANSVSHNAGDCALQSVEQPLKLAPELALKVAYVAPSDLNEYQKNPRTHSADQIERIAECVKSFGFVSPLLIDAEGNVIAGHGRLAAAKLLELARIPVIRIDHLDEAQIKALRIADNRLAELSDWDQRLLAIEFSSLIEMEAECVLNFELETTGFSFAEIDQLIETTKSGDAPDPDDDFEMEPPDAPISRPGDLWLLGKHRLICGDARDPKVYERAMAGSLAQLAVCDPPYNVKINGHVSGLGKPFTLNSQWPRAR from the coding sequence ATGGGCGAGCCCAAGGCCCGTACTTTTCCGTCAAATTCACAGACCGCCCGCGCCGCTAATTCGGTGTCGCACAACGCCGGCGACTGCGCGTTGCAATCGGTCGAACAGCCGCTCAAGCTTGCGCCAGAGCTGGCCCTTAAGGTCGCCTACGTCGCGCCCTCTGACCTAAACGAATATCAAAAAAATCCCCGAACGCACTCCGCCGATCAAATCGAACGAATCGCGGAATGCGTAAAATCTTTCGGTTTTGTGAGCCCGCTGCTTATCGACGCCGAAGGAAATGTGATCGCCGGCCATGGTCGGCTGGCGGCAGCGAAGCTTCTCGAGCTCGCGCGAATTCCAGTGATTCGTATCGACCACCTCGATGAGGCGCAGATCAAAGCCCTACGAATCGCAGATAATCGCCTCGCAGAATTGTCAGACTGGGACCAACGCCTTCTGGCCATCGAATTTTCGAGCCTGATCGAAATGGAGGCGGAATGCGTTCTGAATTTCGAACTGGAAACAACCGGTTTCTCGTTCGCCGAGATCGATCAATTGATCGAAACCACGAAGAGCGGCGACGCGCCTGATCCCGATGACGATTTTGAAATGGAGCCTCCTGACGCGCCGATTTCCCGCCCCGGTGATCTCTGGCTTCTGGGAAAGCATCGCCTGATCTGCGGCGACGCGCGCGATCCGAAAGTCTACGAGCGCGCCATGGCCGGCTCTCTGGCGCAGCTGGCCGTTTGTGATCCTCCTTACAACGTAAAAATCAACGGCCATGTCAGCGGACTCGGAAAGCCATTCACCCTGAATTCGCAATGGCCTCGGGCGAGATGA
- a CDS encoding PleD family two-component system response regulator — protein sequence MTARVLIVDDLLPNIKLLEARLSAEYFDVVTATNGPEALELCRDGRCDIVLLDVMMPGMDGFEVCTRLKADAATMHLPVVMVTALDQPADRVRGLECGADDFLTKPVDELALIARVRSLTRLKIMLDELRARATTSANLGIIDHLSAQTPNDGAKGRILLVEDRAGSSDRIVAALRDLHDVEIEPHPQEALFRAAENGYELVIVSLNLTDFDALRLCSQLRSLERTRSIPILLLADLEDRPRILRGLDLGVNDYIVRPIDRNELVARVRTQLRRKRYADSLRDNVQAAIELAVVDALTGLNNRRFLESHLASALEHAAHNGRPLSLMILDIDHFKSVNDTYGHDAGDEVLKVFAQRIKRVVRGADLVCRLGGEEFVVVMPDTPLVVAEKVAERVRAAVEGGQFPIDPAATRTIPVTTSIGLAERGADANADALLRRADKALYGSKASGRNRVTAAAA from the coding sequence ATGACCGCGCGCGTGCTGATCGTTGACGACCTGCTTCCCAACATCAAACTGCTGGAGGCGCGGCTTTCGGCCGAATATTTCGACGTCGTGACGGCGACCAATGGCCCCGAGGCGCTGGAGCTCTGCCGCGACGGCCGATGCGACATCGTGCTGCTCGACGTCATGATGCCCGGCATGGACGGCTTCGAGGTCTGCACGCGCCTGAAGGCCGACGCCGCGACCATGCATCTCCCCGTCGTAATGGTTACGGCGCTCGACCAGCCGGCCGACCGCGTGCGTGGTCTGGAGTGCGGCGCCGACGACTTCCTGACCAAGCCCGTGGACGAACTCGCGCTGATCGCCCGCGTTCGCTCGCTGACGCGGCTCAAGATCATGCTCGATGAGTTGCGCGCCCGCGCCACCACGTCGGCCAATCTCGGCATTATCGACCATCTGTCGGCGCAGACGCCAAACGACGGCGCGAAAGGCCGCATCCTTCTCGTCGAGGACCGCGCCGGCTCCTCCGACCGCATCGTCGCCGCCCTGCGCGACCTGCATGACGTCGAAATCGAGCCGCATCCGCAGGAGGCGCTGTTCCGCGCCGCGGAGAATGGCTACGAGCTCGTGATCGTCAGCCTCAATCTGACCGATTTCGACGCGCTGCGGCTTTGCAGCCAGCTCCGCTCGCTGGAGCGCACCCGCTCGATTCCGATCCTGCTGCTCGCCGATCTCGAGGACCGCCCGCGCATTCTGCGCGGACTTGACCTTGGCGTGAACGACTACATCGTGCGGCCGATCGACCGCAATGAACTCGTCGCCCGCGTCCGCACGCAATTGCGCCGCAAGCGTTACGCCGACAGTCTTCGTGACAATGTGCAGGCGGCGATCGAACTCGCCGTGGTCGACGCGCTGACCGGCCTCAACAACCGCCGCTTCCTCGAATCACACCTCGCCAGCGCTCTGGAGCACGCCGCCCATAATGGCCGCCCTCTCTCGCTGATGATTCTCGACATCGATCACTTCAAGTCGGTCAACGACACCTATGGCCACGACGCCGGCGACGAGGTGCTGAAGGTCTTCGCCCAGCGAATCAAGCGCGTCGTCCGGGGAGCCGATCTGGTTTGCCGGCTTGGCGGCGAGGAATTCGTCGTCGTCATGCCCGACACGCCGCTGGTCGTCGCGGAAAAGGTCGCCGAACGCGTGCGCGCGGCCGTGGAGGGCGGCCAGTTTCCGATCGACCCGGCGGCGACGCGGACGATTCCCGTCACCACCTCGATCGGCCTGGCCGAGCGCGGCGCGGACGCCAACGCCGACGCCCTGCTGCGCCGCGCAGACAAGGCGCTTTATGGCTCCAAAGCCTCCGGCCGCAACCGCGTGACCGCCGCCGCCGCATAA
- a CDS encoding lytic transglycosylase domain-containing protein — protein sequence MLSYLRQMLVPRFLMHAVAMTYQNTAGVVHGDFAIQRPCEKLPNELTGPAERHGQQAIAGREYTRASGHFLPYLAIIAPLSAVVELPPTGDCGRENAQFSPSKQRRGNFKVLLLILLPLACFGLTCGLMPTLVEPTLIEPPPRPVLDASFERLVDQIVATESRGDSNAKNKRSSATGAGQFLDQTWLELVRAHRRELLTGRTEKEVLNLRKDLEGVMHLGS from the coding sequence TTGCTTTCTTATCTAAGGCAGATGCTTGTTCCGCGATTTTTGATGCATGCGGTGGCCATGACATATCAAAACACAGCAGGTGTGGTTCACGGCGATTTTGCAATTCAACGCCCATGTGAAAAGCTCCCGAATGAGTTAACCGGACCCGCCGAGCGCCACGGACAACAAGCTATCGCAGGTCGTGAGTATACGCGAGCAAGTGGGCATTTCTTGCCGTATCTTGCCATTATTGCGCCTTTGTCGGCAGTTGTTGAATTGCCACCCACGGGTGATTGCGGCCGTGAAAATGCTCAATTTTCGCCTTCTAAGCAGCGTAGGGGCAATTTTAAAGTCCTTCTACTTATATTGCTTCCGCTCGCCTGTTTTGGTCTCACATGCGGTCTTATGCCGACACTGGTCGAACCAACGCTCATAGAGCCGCCTCCTCGGCCCGTGCTTGACGCCTCCTTCGAAAGGCTGGTTGATCAAATTGTAGCGACCGAGTCCCGAGGAGACTCGAATGCGAAAAACAAGCGATCCAGCGCGACGGGGGCCGGCCAATTTTTGGACCAGACCTGGTTGGAGCTCGTACGGGCGCATCGTCGAGAGCTTCTCACAGGCCGCACAGAAAAAGAGGTGCTCAATCTACGCAAAGACCTAGAGGGTGTTATGCACCTTGGATCATGA
- a CDS encoding integrase core domain-containing protein, with product MLKLGVDIGQTSVAKYMAKRRKPPSQGWKTFLRNHADGIASMDLFVVPTVSFKLLYGPLILRHGRRRLLWLGVTPHPTAEWIARQLTEACGWDPAPRYLIRDRDGAYGEIFKRRVRAMGIRDRPTAPRSPWQKGCAERLIGSIRRECLDHVVVFGERHLRHVLLSYMAYYNDARTHLSLNKDAPMPRAIQAVGRIVPKPILGGLRHRYVRI from the coding sequence TTGCTCAAGCTCGGCGTCGATATTGGCCAAACCTCGGTGGCCAAGTACATGGCGAAGCGTAGGAAACCGCCATCGCAAGGCTGGAAGACCTTTCTCCGCAACCACGCCGACGGCATTGCGTCGATGGACCTGTTCGTGGTCCCGACAGTCTCCTTCAAGTTACTGTATGGTCCGCTGATTTTACGCCACGGCCGACGGCGGCTGCTATGGCTCGGCGTGACGCCGCATCCGACCGCCGAGTGGATTGCCCGGCAACTCACTGAGGCCTGCGGCTGGGATCCCGCGCCGAGATATCTCATTCGCGACCGCGACGGCGCTTATGGCGAGATCTTCAAACGCCGCGTTCGCGCCATGGGCATTCGTGACCGTCCAACCGCGCCGCGCTCGCCTTGGCAGAAGGGCTGTGCGGAACGGCTGATTGGCTCGATCCGACGAGAGTGTCTTGATCATGTCGTCGTATTCGGCGAGCGGCATCTGCGCCACGTGCTTCTTTCTTACATGGCCTATTACAATGATGCGCGGACTCACCTCTCATTGAACAAAGACGCACCCATGCCGCGCGCCATTCAGGCCGTCGGACGCATTGTTCCCAAACCAATTCTCGGCGGACTACGCCACCGATATGTCCGGATTTAA
- a CDS encoding response regulator: MTKTVLIVEDNELNMKLFNDLLEANGHATLRTKSGVEAIALAREHHPDLILMDIQLPEVSGLEVTRWLKDDEELRDIPVIAITAFAMKGDEEKIRQGGCEAYLSKPISVAKFLETVNSFLADKK; the protein is encoded by the coding sequence ATGACGAAAACGGTCCTCATCGTAGAGGATAACGAATTGAATATGAAGCTCTTCAACGATCTGTTGGAGGCCAACGGCCATGCGACGCTGCGCACCAAGAGCGGCGTGGAGGCGATCGCCCTTGCGCGAGAGCACCATCCCGACCTGATCTTGATGGATATCCAGCTGCCGGAAGTCAGCGGGCTGGAAGTCACGCGCTGGCTGAAGGACGACGAGGAGCTGCGCGACATTCCCGTCATCGCGATCACCGCCTTCGCCATGAAGGGCGATGAGGAAAAAATCCGCCAGGGCGGTTGCGAGGCCTATCTCTCCAAGCCCATTTCCGTCGCGAAATTCCTCGAGACGGTAAATTCCTTCCTTGCGGACAAGAAGTAG
- the terL gene encoding phage terminase large subunit: protein MIDDPIKALDALSEAERRRVWDFYIGTLCTRLDDKQNGAIVIVMQRRHQDDLVGRLLELEPDGWEVLSIPAIAPEDKTFELSDRPDDIYFRRAGEVLHQSREPMRILDEIRRAQGSMNFSAQYQQAPVPAGGNVIKRDWLRYYAVPPAHFDRVVVSWDTASTLSETSDWSVGAVWGAVGLDFYLLEVYRAKLEAPELRRAIIELHERHNASATLIEDTELGRALAQDLHRTGHLRAIAQRPQRDKLARLLAQAARFESGQVHLPRSAPWLATYLNELLGFPNSAHDDQVDATSQALNWLTARTPLDQPLIRKDPRRRDIVRRDPKA, encoded by the coding sequence GTGATCGACGATCCGATCAAGGCGCTCGATGCGCTTTCCGAGGCGGAACGCCGGCGCGTCTGGGACTTCTACATCGGCACGCTCTGCACGCGTCTCGACGACAAGCAGAATGGCGCCATCGTGATCGTCATGCAAAGGCGGCATCAAGACGACCTGGTTGGACGACTCCTCGAGCTCGAGCCCGATGGGTGGGAGGTCCTCTCTATCCCGGCGATCGCCCCCGAGGACAAAACGTTTGAGTTGAGCGACCGCCCAGACGACATTTACTTTCGGCGGGCTGGCGAAGTTTTGCACCAAAGCCGCGAACCGATGCGTATTCTCGATGAAATTCGCCGCGCTCAGGGCAGCATGAATTTCTCGGCGCAGTATCAACAAGCGCCCGTTCCCGCAGGCGGCAACGTCATCAAACGCGACTGGCTACGTTACTATGCGGTTCCCCCTGCCCACTTCGACCGCGTCGTTGTTTCGTGGGACACGGCGTCGACGCTATCCGAGACCAGCGATTGGTCCGTCGGCGCCGTTTGGGGGGCCGTCGGTCTCGATTTTTACCTTCTGGAGGTTTACCGCGCCAAACTCGAAGCCCCAGAGCTGCGGCGTGCAATTATCGAATTGCATGAACGCCACAATGCCTCTGCTACTTTAATCGAGGACACCGAACTCGGCCGGGCGTTAGCGCAAGACCTTCATCGAACCGGTCATTTGCGGGCGATCGCGCAACGGCCGCAACGGGACAAGCTCGCCCGGCTTCTGGCGCAGGCGGCCCGCTTCGAATCGGGGCAGGTCCACCTGCCCCGATCGGCCCCCTGGCTTGCGACCTATTTGAACGAACTCCTTGGTTTCCCCAATTCGGCGCATGACGATCAGGTCGACGCGACCTCGCAGGCCCTCAACTGGCTGACCGCTCGGACGCCTCTTGATCAGCCGCTCATTCGCAAGGACCCACGTCGCCGGGATATCGTCCGACGCGACCCGAAAGCGTGA
- a CDS encoding site-specific DNA-methyltransferase — MSEAEFTKFLTEFLQTTSASLVPGAVLSIFMDWRHQREVLNAARSTSLTLLCVCVWNKGSGGMGSLYRSQHELVFVLKKGGAPHKNRVQLGRHGRCRTNVWNYPGLAGFGRDRQQQLADHPTVKNCAMIADAIRDVSDRGDLVIDPFSGSGTTIIGAAKTGRRACAIELEPKYTDVAIRRWEKWSGETARHADTGLTFAEEAARRANVSNEDAVSTVIRHDASSSRPVRARNRLRSA, encoded by the coding sequence ATGAGTGAGGCGGAATTCACGAAATTCCTCACCGAATTCCTGCAAACGACGTCAGCCTCGCTCGTCCCAGGCGCGGTCCTCTCTATTTTCATGGATTGGAGACACCAGCGCGAGGTTCTCAACGCCGCCCGCTCGACCAGTCTCACCTTACTGTGCGTCTGCGTGTGGAACAAGGGCTCCGGCGGCATGGGCAGTTTATATCGCTCGCAACACGAACTCGTTTTCGTGCTGAAAAAAGGCGGAGCGCCTCACAAAAACCGCGTGCAACTCGGCCGTCATGGACGCTGCCGCACTAACGTGTGGAATTACCCCGGGCTCGCGGGGTTCGGACGCGACCGCCAGCAACAGCTCGCCGACCACCCTACCGTCAAGAATTGCGCCATGATCGCGGACGCGATCCGTGACGTTTCGGATCGCGGAGATCTCGTCATCGATCCCTTTTCCGGATCCGGCACCACGATTATCGGCGCCGCCAAGACTGGTCGCCGCGCCTGCGCAATCGAACTCGAACCCAAGTACACAGATGTCGCCATTCGCCGCTGGGAGAAATGGTCAGGCGAGACGGCGCGCCACGCCGACACTGGCCTCACCTTCGCCGAGGAGGCCGCTCGTCGCGCAAACGTCAGCAACGAAGACGCTGTCTCTACCGTGATTCGCCACGACGCGTCGTCATCACGGCCCGTTCGGGCGCGCAATCGCCTTCGCTCCGCTTAA